One region of Fervidobacterium sp. genomic DNA includes:
- a CDS encoding carbohydrate ABC transporter permease produces MTKRAKKIINTTLIEITLFMFSVFMFAPIFLALTMSLQPSEFVFSYPPKILPRGFNLKNYTDAFKIVPFGKMIFNSFVISISITLGKLFTGILAGYSYANFRFKGERVSFGIIFATLYIPAEILLIVPLFQIISKLGWVNTYQAMIIPFTASATNVFLFQQHFKTIPKDYEDAALIDGATPIQYLIKVVLPLSRPVIGGAAIINFTYAWNMYLWPMIVGMKDDMKTVQVAINMIINAESSNNWGIIMAATMIALFPTLLLFFLLQDLFVKSLVGSGLKG; encoded by the coding sequence ATGACTAAAAGAGCAAAAAAGATAATAAACACAACTTTAATTGAAATAACATTGTTTATGTTTTCAGTATTCATGTTTGCTCCGATATTCTTAGCACTTACGATGAGTTTGCAGCCGTCAGAGTTTGTATTTTCTTACCCACCAAAAATACTCCCAAGGGGATTCAATCTCAAAAACTATACAGATGCGTTTAAGATAGTCCCATTTGGGAAGATGATATTTAATAGTTTTGTTATATCTATTTCGATAACCTTAGGTAAACTATTCACCGGAATACTTGCCGGTTATTCTTATGCAAATTTCAGATTCAAAGGAGAGAGGGTTTCTTTTGGAATAATATTCGCTACATTGTACATACCTGCAGAAATTTTGTTGATAGTACCACTTTTTCAAATAATCAGTAAATTAGGATGGGTAAATACTTATCAGGCAATGATAATTCCATTTACAGCAAGTGCCACGAATGTGTTCTTATTTCAGCAACATTTTAAAACTATTCCCAAAGATTATGAAGATGCCGCTTTGATAGACGGTGCAACACCTATACAATACCTTATTAAAGTAGTGTTACCGCTTTCAAGACCAGTTATTGGTGGAGCTGCTATTATCAATTTTACGTACGCATGGAATATGTACTTATGGCCCATGATAGTTGGAATGAAAGATGATATGAAAACCGTTCAAGTTGCTATAAATATGATAATAAACGCGGAATCTTCAAACAATTGGGGTATAATCATGGCTGCGACAATGATCGCACTATTCCCAACGCTTTTACTATTTTTCTTATTGCAGGATTTGTTTGTTAAATCACTAGTTGGAAGTGGCTTGAAAGGTTAG
- a CDS encoding DUF1015 family protein, with protein MVVRPFRALRPTKDMVSKIAAKPYDVVTEEQAREVARNNPYTFYKVSRPEINFEYSANTHDPKVLETGRKHLEWLVNEGFMFLDDKPAFYIYQQHWKDHVQTGIFATFSVDEYIENKIKKHELTRKDKEDERALHVKVVKAHSGPVFLMYKSNPEIDNLIFRNAKGQPEYDFVSEAGVRHILWIVKDDEEIKRISDAFKSVEAFYIADGHHRAAAAVRAAIDYRNENPNYTGDEEFNYFLGALFPHNQLRILDYNRVVKDLNGYSEKEFISKVREKFDVIQVEATYKPEHKHTIGMYIDGKWYKLVPKPDTYNENDAIDSLDVSILQNNLLAPILGIENPRTDKRIDFVGGILGIEELVRLVDNGSFKVAFAMFPTSIDDLLKVSDEGKIMPPKSTWFEPKLKCGIVVHLI; from the coding sequence ATGGTTGTGAGACCATTCAGAGCGCTGAGACCTACAAAGGATATGGTAAGCAAAATAGCAGCAAAACCTTACGATGTTGTTACCGAAGAACAGGCAAGGGAAGTTGCAAGAAATAACCCTTACACATTCTACAAAGTATCAAGACCGGAAATTAACTTTGAATATTCAGCAAACACACATGATCCAAAAGTCCTGGAAACAGGTAGAAAACATCTTGAGTGGCTTGTGAATGAAGGATTTATGTTCCTTGACGATAAACCAGCCTTTTATATTTATCAGCAGCACTGGAAAGACCATGTCCAAACAGGAATCTTTGCAACTTTTTCTGTTGATGAATATATAGAAAATAAGATCAAAAAACACGAGCTTACAAGAAAAGACAAAGAAGACGAGAGGGCGTTGCATGTAAAAGTTGTGAAAGCTCACTCTGGTCCGGTCTTTCTGATGTACAAATCTAACCCAGAAATAGACAACTTGATATTCAGAAATGCAAAAGGACAACCAGAGTATGATTTTGTTAGCGAAGCTGGTGTAAGGCATATTTTGTGGATAGTCAAGGATGATGAAGAAATTAAAAGAATATCGGATGCTTTCAAATCTGTCGAAGCTTTTTACATAGCTGATGGGCATCATAGGGCTGCCGCGGCAGTTAGAGCAGCTATTGATTATAGAAATGAAAATCCCAACTACACTGGAGACGAAGAATTTAACTACTTTTTGGGAGCCCTTTTTCCACACAATCAGTTAAGAATACTGGATTACAACCGCGTTGTAAAAGATTTGAATGGGTATTCTGAAAAAGAGTTTATTAGCAAAGTTCGCGAAAAATTTGATGTAATACAAGTGGAAGCAACTTACAAACCCGAGCATAAGCATACAATAGGCATGTACATCGACGGTAAGTGGTATAAACTTGTTCCAAAACCAGATACTTATAACGAGAACGATGCGATAGATTCTCTTGATGTTTCCATTCTTCAGAATAATCTGCTTGCACCAATTCTTGGTATAGAAAATCCAAGAACTGATAAAAGGATAGATTTTGTTGGCGGTATACTTGGGATAGAGGAGTTAGTAAGATTAGTTGACAACGGTTCCTTCAAAGTAGCATTTGCTATGTTTCCCACATCCATTGATGATCTACTAAAAGTTTCTGACGAAGGGAAGATAATGCCTCCAAAATCAACATGGTTTGAACCCAAACTGAAATGTGGAATAGTGGTACATTTGATATAG
- a CDS encoding sugar ABC transporter permease, whose amino-acid sequence MRRWIPYVFLLPTFLIITIFIYLPAFNSFYLSFFKVSVFGNRKIFVWIDNYVEIFSDPKFLNSLNFTLTFTVVTVLISVFLSFFIALLLNQKVPGIRIFRTLVFAPYAVSTAVAGALWGFLLNPVVGHVNYLMARLFGVQVNWLTTAPYAAYAVIIAAIWKTLPFNIIFYLAGLQSIPDELIEAGKLDGANVWNRIWKIIFPLLSPITYYLIIMSIINAMFQSFAIIDVMTKGGPGDYTTNVIYRIYLDGFRFSKTGPASAQSIILFLIMVIVTFVYFKLGRKSVHYQ is encoded by the coding sequence ATGAGAAGATGGATTCCTTATGTATTCTTACTACCAACCTTTCTTATAATAACAATTTTTATATATCTTCCCGCTTTCAATTCCTTTTACCTTAGCTTTTTCAAGGTCTCCGTTTTTGGTAACAGAAAAATATTTGTGTGGATTGACAACTATGTTGAGATATTTTCAGATCCTAAATTCTTAAATTCGCTTAATTTCACATTAACATTTACTGTTGTGACAGTTCTTATCTCGGTATTTTTGTCGTTTTTCATCGCCTTACTACTCAATCAAAAGGTCCCAGGTATAAGAATCTTTAGAACACTTGTTTTTGCACCATATGCTGTCTCAACTGCTGTCGCGGGTGCGCTTTGGGGATTTCTTCTTAACCCGGTAGTTGGCCATGTCAACTATCTAATGGCACGTTTATTTGGAGTTCAGGTTAACTGGTTAACTACTGCTCCTTACGCTGCTTACGCCGTAATAATAGCTGCTATATGGAAAACATTACCTTTTAATATTATTTTTTACCTTGCAGGTTTACAAAGCATACCTGATGAGCTCATAGAAGCAGGAAAACTTGACGGCGCTAATGTGTGGAACAGGATTTGGAAAATAATATTTCCTTTATTATCACCAATTACTTATTATTTAATCATAATGAGTATTATAAATGCAATGTTTCAATCATTTGCAATAATAGATGTAATGACAAAAGGTGGACCTGGTGATTACACGACGAACGTAATATATAGAATATATCTTGACGGATTTAGATTTTCCAAAACGGGTCCTGCATCAGCGCAAAGCATAATTTTATTTCTAATAATGGTTATAGTAACCTTTGTGTACTTCAAATTGGGCAGAAAAAGTGTACATTACCAATGA
- a CDS encoding ROK family protein, translating into MHVVGIDLGGTFFKVGLVEVETGKIKNKIEQETNVQEGREKVIERMAKAVLDITKGSEYLGVGIGSPGSIDHDKGIVRFSPNFPDWVDFELGEMLSSKLGKPVYVENDANAFVLGEKWFGAAKGHSHIVALTLGTGVGGGVISHGMLITGHNGIGTELGHVIIEPKGPQCGCGNYGCLESLASATAIRRMAIEGQKKFPESIIFKSEKIDAKAVFDAAKQGDLLGKSIIEIVINALAIGISNFIHIFNPEVVVIGGGVSRAGEILFKPLREKVEHLVMPSFKGTYEIVQSPLFEEAGILGAASVILQNLK; encoded by the coding sequence ATGCATGTAGTAGGTATAGACCTGGGAGGGACCTTCTTTAAAGTAGGACTCGTCGAAGTTGAAACTGGGAAGATCAAAAACAAAATTGAGCAAGAAACTAACGTTCAAGAGGGAAGAGAAAAGGTCATTGAAAGAATGGCAAAGGCAGTGTTAGATATAACGAAGGGTAGTGAGTATCTTGGTGTAGGAATCGGTTCTCCGGGTTCTATTGATCATGATAAGGGTATTGTAAGATTTTCACCAAACTTCCCTGATTGGGTTGACTTTGAACTTGGTGAAATGTTATCAAGTAAACTTGGTAAACCTGTGTACGTTGAAAATGATGCTAACGCCTTTGTTTTAGGCGAAAAGTGGTTTGGTGCAGCTAAAGGACATAGCCATATAGTAGCCTTGACACTTGGTACTGGAGTTGGTGGTGGAGTTATATCACATGGCATGCTCATAACCGGACATAATGGTATTGGAACCGAATTAGGACATGTTATCATAGAACCTAAGGGACCGCAATGTGGTTGCGGAAATTATGGTTGTTTAGAATCCTTAGCCAGTGCTACAGCAATCCGTAGAATGGCAATTGAAGGGCAAAAAAAGTTCCCAGAATCGATCATTTTTAAATCAGAAAAGATAGATGCAAAAGCCGTTTTTGATGCAGCTAAGCAAGGAGACTTGCTCGGTAAATCGATAATTGAGATAGTGATAAACGCACTTGCAATAGGAATCTCAAATTTTATACATATATTCAACCCAGAAGTTGTGGTTATTGGTGGTGGTGTTTCGAGAGCAGGCGAAATTCTTTTCAAACCATTGAGGGAAAAAGTTGAGCATTTGGTTATGCCTTCTTTCAAAGGTACATATGAAATAGTGCAAAGTCCACTATTCGAAGAAGCCGGAATACTTGGTGCAGCTTCTGTAATATTGCAAAACTTAAAATAG
- a CDS encoding OmpH family outer membrane protein, with amino-acid sequence MKKYLFPILVLVLTILAVVVSTAADSKTGPKLAYIDPNKVLQNYDKWINFQKQMQDEIAKYQAELDKIKDNTQKQQKYLEYQQAINTKIAQTQQQIEAEILGKVKEYAEVMGYDFIFNSTTMAYGSQAYNITDAFIKYLKTSKK; translated from the coding sequence ATGAAAAAGTATTTGTTTCCTATCTTAGTTTTAGTTTTAACCATTTTAGCCGTTGTGGTTAGCACAGCTGCAGACTCAAAAACAGGTCCCAAACTTGCTTACATCGATCCAAATAAAGTACTTCAAAACTACGACAAGTGGATTAATTTCCAAAAGCAAATGCAAGATGAGATAGCAAAGTATCAAGCAGAGTTGGACAAGATTAAAGATAACACTCAAAAACAACAAAAATACCTCGAATACCAGCAAGCAATAAACACAAAAATAGCGCAAACTCAACAGCAAATAGAAGCAGAAATACTTGGTAAGGTTAAAGAGTACGCAGAAGTAATGGGATACGACTTTATTTTCAACAGCACCACAATGGCATATGGAAGTCAAGCTTACAACATTACTGATGCATTCATAAAATATCTAAAAACGTCGAAGAAATAA
- a CDS encoding response regulator, whose protein sequence is MKVLVVDDSDVLRKITVYNLRKLGMEVEEAVDGIEGLEKMRSWHPDVVILDIMMPRMDGFTVLKEMKKDESIKDIPVIVLTAKGGHNDEQIALSLGAKKVMTKPFSPTQLVEEVKLIVG, encoded by the coding sequence ATGAAAGTTTTAGTTGTAGATGATTCGGACGTCTTGAGAAAGATAACAGTCTATAACCTGCGAAAACTTGGAATGGAAGTTGAAGAAGCGGTAGATGGTATCGAGGGACTCGAAAAGATGCGTTCTTGGCACCCAGATGTTGTGATATTAGATATCATGATGCCACGAATGGACGGTTTTACAGTACTTAAAGAGATGAAAAAAGATGAATCTATTAAGGATATTCCCGTGATCGTTCTAACTGCAAAAGGTGGTCATAACGATGAACAGATAGCACTTTCGCTTGGTGCAAAGAAAGTTATGACAAAACCTTTCAGTCCGACTCAGTTGGTCGAGGAGGTAAAACTGATTGTTGGATAA
- a CDS encoding TIGR03936 family radical SAM-associated protein produces MQIIIHFKKKGLMRYLSAIESANAVIRVLNRSGLEMQFSEGFHPSPKVSFLDSTPTGMIDLAMYVSVKLRNEITEFDSLKFLEKLKMLSPKGIEPTKVFKSEVNLNKIVDAYEYLLFSEKELFLSEPVLKHSGKTFIPAEVMKNLEVVLKRNIFVIKYTIDREKLFNPFLLEGTFLAVRKKALSKGEDVSKILEGQEHESFSCR; encoded by the coding sequence ATGCAAATTATAATACACTTCAAAAAAAAGGGGCTCATGAGATATCTATCTGCTATAGAATCGGCTAATGCAGTAATAAGGGTTCTTAACAGAAGCGGTTTAGAAATGCAATTTTCAGAAGGATTTCACCCTTCGCCTAAGGTCTCTTTCTTGGATTCAACACCTACAGGCATGATCGACCTTGCTATGTATGTATCTGTTAAATTAAGGAATGAAATTACCGAGTTTGATAGCCTCAAATTTTTAGAAAAGCTCAAAATGCTTTCACCAAAAGGAATAGAGCCCACTAAGGTATTTAAAAGTGAGGTTAATCTAAACAAAATTGTCGACGCATATGAATATTTATTGTTTTCCGAAAAAGAACTTTTCCTTTCAGAACCTGTTTTAAAGCATTCAGGAAAAACTTTTATCCCTGCAGAAGTTATGAAAAATCTTGAAGTTGTTTTGAAAAGAAATATATTTGTGATAAAATATACTATCGATAGGGAAAAATTATTTAACCCATTTTTATTAGAAGGCACTTTTTTGGCAGTACGCAAAAAAGCACTCTCTAAAGGGGAAGATGTCTCTAAAATACTGGAGGGACAAGAACATGAAAGTTTTAGTTGTAGATGA
- the lptB gene encoding LPS export ABC transporter ATP-binding protein produces the protein MKDRILCEGIFKKFGKKVVLNNVSLEVSTGEVVGLLGPNGSGKTTLFNIILGVVVCNKGEIYFNEKKITNMPIHKRARLGITYLQQETSVFRELRVEENLRTILEFQKLRRKEKEEIITEALSEFGIEDLRKQFAYSLSGGEKRRLELARMMVLKPKFVLLDEPFIGIDPKTVKEIQKIVINLKERGIGVIITDHSVEALKPIVDRLYVIHKGEVLASGNPSEVLENDLVKKVYLGE, from the coding sequence ATGAAAGACAGAATTTTGTGTGAAGGTATATTCAAAAAATTTGGTAAAAAAGTGGTTTTGAACAACGTATCCTTAGAAGTTAGTACAGGTGAGGTAGTAGGATTGCTTGGTCCAAATGGATCAGGTAAGACTACTTTATTCAACATAATCTTAGGTGTGGTTGTTTGCAATAAAGGAGAGATTTATTTCAATGAAAAGAAGATTACAAACATGCCTATACACAAAAGGGCAAGATTGGGTATAACCTATTTGCAGCAAGAAACTTCTGTTTTCAGAGAGCTAAGAGTTGAGGAAAACTTGAGAACAATTTTAGAATTTCAAAAATTGAGAAGGAAAGAAAAAGAAGAGATAATCACAGAGGCATTAAGTGAGTTTGGTATAGAGGATTTAAGAAAGCAATTTGCCTATTCACTTTCCGGTGGTGAAAAGCGCAGATTAGAACTTGCAAGAATGATGGTGCTAAAACCGAAATTTGTACTACTTGATGAACCTTTCATAGGTATTGACCCAAAGACAGTAAAAGAAATCCAGAAAATAGTGATAAACTTAAAAGAACGTGGTATTGGTGTTATAATAACAGATCATTCCGTGGAAGCTTTAAAACCCATAGTTGACAGACTTTACGTTATTCATAAAGGTGAAGTATTAGCATCTGGAAATCCTTCAGAAGTTCTTGAAAATGACTTGGTTAAAAAAGTTTATCTCGGTGAATAA
- the disA gene encoding DNA integrity scanning diadenylate cyclase DisA, which translates to MAEIFDQEFLDKIRMLSPGTRLRKAIDDIMDAHVGALIVFINEDEIKARHSIFQSGFKIDCPFTPEKLYELSKMDGAIVIDESVNRIIAANVHLVPDSSIPTNETGTRHRTAERVAKQLGKMVIAISKRRNVFTLYYKDRKYIFEDINFVLTKVGQTINALERFRESLDKNLDYLDKMELRGGVPLDFVCEVLIRGVEIKVISNNILVHIVELGNEGRLASLRLREVLKDLNDILVLIIMDYSKNEISEENAKILLDVLTKSEHRILSFSKALGYDLSNQQQVSETIVSPRGYRILKREIHIPMNISQNLVRSFQNISNLMKTDASNLQKVEGIGRKRAKTIIRTLKQMRKGI; encoded by the coding sequence ATGGCTGAAATATTTGACCAGGAGTTTTTAGATAAGATTAGAATGCTTTCGCCAGGTACGAGACTTAGAAAAGCTATTGATGATATAATGGATGCTCACGTAGGAGCTTTAATAGTGTTTATAAACGAAGATGAAATAAAAGCAAGACATAGTATCTTTCAATCCGGCTTTAAAATAGATTGTCCATTTACACCCGAAAAACTGTACGAGTTGTCAAAAATGGATGGTGCAATTGTTATTGACGAATCTGTGAATAGAATAATTGCTGCAAATGTTCATCTTGTGCCAGATTCTTCCATTCCAACGAATGAGACGGGCACAAGGCATAGGACAGCAGAGCGTGTTGCAAAACAACTTGGAAAAATGGTGATTGCCATATCCAAGCGTAGGAATGTGTTCACACTTTATTATAAGGACAGAAAATATATTTTTGAAGACATAAATTTTGTATTAACAAAAGTTGGTCAAACAATTAATGCACTTGAGAGATTCAGAGAATCACTCGATAAAAATCTTGATTATTTAGATAAAATGGAATTGAGAGGTGGGGTACCTCTCGATTTTGTTTGTGAGGTACTAATACGTGGTGTTGAAATCAAGGTTATTTCCAACAATATCCTTGTTCATATAGTGGAACTTGGAAATGAAGGTAGATTGGCCTCTTTAAGACTTAGGGAAGTTTTGAAAGATCTTAACGATATACTGGTACTTATTATCATGGATTACTCAAAAAATGAGATAAGTGAAGAAAATGCGAAGATCTTGCTTGACGTACTTACAAAATCGGAACATAGAATTTTAAGCTTTTCCAAGGCTCTTGGATATGATTTGAGTAATCAACAACAAGTTTCAGAAACAATTGTAAGTCCAAGGGGTTATAGAATTTTGAAACGAGAAATACACATTCCAATGAACATATCTCAAAATCTTGTTAGATCTTTTCAAAATATCTCAAACTTGATGAAAACTGATGCAAGTAATTTGCAAAAAGTAGAAGGTATAGGTAGAAAAAGGGCAAAGACGATAATAAGAACATTAAAGCAGATGAGAAAAGGAATTTAA
- a CDS encoding alpha/beta hydrolase-fold protein codes for MKKILLFVVLIFATMFFGYKVTFVVEVPDYTPKDSKLYIAGNFNSWNPGDVDYQLRKEENRFVGTFDFSGKIEFKFTRGSWESVEKGAKGEEIPNRILEVNSDVTLNIKIYHWRDFVEKQMAGLKSTYTGNIKLIKDFYSPELNNSRNIIIYLPPNYDSSNERYPVLYMHDGQNIFDASTSFSGIEWSADETTESFIKEGLIKPIIIVGIYNTGNDRRNEYSPWVDKNYGGGKGDLYAEFIVKTLKPYIDKNFRTLPDRDNTAIAGSSLGGLISLYIGFKYNNVFSKVGVMSPAFWFADKKIFDFVTFTEVPYPTKIYMDVGTRESSNPEIYVIDARNMYKLLQKKTNVQLVYMEDQGAIHSESAWAKRFPELLLYFFEQ; via the coding sequence ATGAAAAAGATTTTGCTTTTTGTGGTTTTGATATTTGCAACCATGTTTTTTGGTTACAAAGTAACATTTGTAGTCGAGGTACCGGACTATACTCCAAAAGATAGTAAGTTGTACATAGCTGGAAATTTCAACAGTTGGAACCCAGGGGATGTAGATTACCAATTGAGGAAAGAAGAAAACAGATTTGTTGGAACATTCGATTTTAGTGGCAAAATAGAATTCAAGTTCACGAGAGGATCTTGGGAAAGTGTTGAAAAAGGAGCGAAAGGTGAAGAAATCCCCAACCGGATACTCGAAGTGAATAGTGATGTTACGCTGAACATAAAAATCTATCATTGGAGGGATTTTGTGGAAAAGCAAATGGCTGGTTTAAAATCAACGTATACTGGAAACATAAAATTAATCAAAGATTTCTACTCCCCTGAACTTAATAATTCTCGGAATATAATTATCTATCTTCCTCCAAATTACGATTCTTCTAACGAACGTTACCCAGTTTTGTATATGCATGATGGGCAAAACATATTCGATGCTTCAACATCATTCAGTGGTATAGAATGGAGTGCTGACGAAACAACCGAAAGTTTTATTAAGGAAGGATTAATAAAGCCTATAATTATTGTTGGAATATATAACACAGGAAATGATAGAAGAAATGAATATTCGCCATGGGTTGACAAGAACTATGGCGGTGGAAAGGGTGATCTTTACGCAGAATTCATCGTTAAAACGCTAAAACCATACATAGACAAAAACTTCAGAACACTACCAGATAGAGACAACACAGCTATAGCAGGTTCCTCACTTGGCGGACTTATTTCACTTTACATAGGATTTAAATACAACAACGTATTTTCAAAAGTGGGTGTTATGAGTCCTGCATTTTGGTTTGCAGATAAAAAAATATTTGATTTCGTCACTTTTACTGAAGTGCCATATCCTACTAAGATTTATATGGATGTTGGAACTCGAGAAAGTTCAAATCCAGAGATTTATGTGATCGACGCTCGCAACATGTACAAGTTACTTCAGAAGAAGACAAATGTACAACTCGTTTATATGGAAGATCAAGGCGCTATACATTCAGAAAGTGCATGGGCTAAAAGGTTTCCGGAATTGCTGCTGTATTTTTTCGAGCAGTGA
- a CDS encoding serine hydroxymethyltransferase, producing the protein MKKKHLEVLIVWEFVKQADPEIYEVIIKEFERQEYGLELIASENFVSPAVMEAMGSVLTNKYAEGYPKKRYYGGCEWVDVAETLARERAKKLFNAKYANVQPHSGSQANMGAYFALAEPGSVLMGMSLSHGGHLTHGANVNFSGQIYKVVQYGVNPQTEMIDYEEVRKLALEHRPKIIVAGGSAYSRIIDFKKFREIADEVGAYLVVDMAHFAGLVAAGIYPNPVEYAHVVTSTTHKTLRGPRGGLILTNDEEIYKAINKTIFPGIQGGPLMHVIAAKAVCFKEALTEEFKEYQKQIVKNAKALANALEQRGLRIVSGGTDTHLMLVDLTPLNVTGKAAETALGYCHITVNKNTIPNETRSPFVASGIRLGTPALTTRGMKEEQMEEIAELIVTVLKNVKDEEGNVDQEISKVVTEKVLKLCEKFPLYKGKITL; encoded by the coding sequence ATGAAAAAAAAACATCTGGAGGTGTTGATTGTGTGGGAGTTTGTAAAGCAAGCTGATCCAGAGATATACGAAGTAATAATTAAAGAATTTGAAAGACAAGAGTATGGTCTTGAGTTGATAGCTTCGGAAAACTTCGTCTCGCCAGCAGTTATGGAGGCAATGGGGAGTGTATTAACAAACAAGTATGCGGAAGGTTATCCAAAAAAAAGGTACTACGGTGGTTGCGAATGGGTTGATGTGGCAGAAACACTTGCAAGAGAAAGGGCGAAGAAGCTCTTCAACGCAAAATACGCAAATGTTCAGCCACACTCAGGTTCACAGGCAAACATGGGAGCTTATTTTGCATTGGCAGAACCCGGTAGTGTATTGATGGGAATGTCATTAAGTCACGGGGGACATCTAACGCATGGAGCTAACGTTAACTTTTCCGGTCAGATCTACAAAGTGGTCCAATATGGCGTTAATCCACAAACGGAAATGATAGACTATGAGGAAGTTAGAAAACTAGCACTTGAACATCGTCCAAAGATTATAGTTGCAGGTGGTAGCGCTTATTCGCGAATTATAGACTTTAAGAAATTCAGAGAAATTGCCGATGAAGTTGGTGCATACCTTGTAGTTGATATGGCACACTTTGCTGGTCTTGTTGCGGCTGGTATTTATCCAAATCCAGTTGAATATGCCCATGTTGTTACGAGTACAACGCATAAAACGCTTAGAGGACCACGTGGCGGTTTAATTCTTACTAACGATGAGGAGATTTACAAAGCTATAAACAAAACCATCTTCCCGGGTATCCAAGGTGGACCACTTATGCACGTAATTGCAGCTAAGGCAGTATGCTTTAAAGAAGCATTAACAGAAGAATTCAAAGAATACCAAAAACAAATAGTTAAGAATGCAAAAGCACTTGCAAATGCACTTGAACAGAGAGGATTGCGAATAGTATCAGGAGGAACTGATACACACCTTATGCTTGTTGATCTCACGCCACTAAACGTTACTGGTAAAGCGGCTGAGACAGCCTTAGGATATTGCCACATAACGGTTAATAAAAACACTATACCAAACGAAACGCGATCACCGTTTGTTGCAAGTGGAATAAGACTTGGTACACCAGCACTTACAACACGAGGTATGAAAGAAGAGCAAATGGAAGAAATAGCGGAACTTATAGTAACAGTTTTGAAAAACGTGAAAGATGAAGAAGGCAACGTTGACCAAGAAATCTCTAAGGTAGTCACAGAAAAAGTACTCAAACTGTGTGAGAAATTTCCGCTTTACAAAGGTAAGATAACTTTGTAA